DNA sequence from the Parasphingorhabdus cellanae genome:
TTTAGCGGCTTGATAATATCGGTCATCGAAGCCGCCTGCAGCGGTATCAGATGATGGCGTTGATAGTTGGGATTATATCCCACTGCATTTTTTCGGTTTACCGCAGAAAAACGAGTGATAGCCATCATCCGCAGGAAAGGTGGTTGCGGCTTTGCAGTCAAGTATCAACGGTGTCATGACGTGAACCAATTGGTCGATATTGGTGCTATTTATCTTGGTAATAATGCGTATGCCCACCGGGCAGCAAAATCAGTGCATATAAACAAAAAAAGGGCCGGTCGGAAGACCAGCCCTTTTCATTATTTCGAGATTGAAAGTTATTAGTTTCCTGAACCAGGACCATACATAACTTCAACACGCCGGTTTTGTGGCTCACGAACGCCGTCTGCGGTTTCAACGCGAGGACGCGATTCACCGAAGGCTTCGCTGGAGATCGCTCCGCCGCCGATGCCGCGTGATTCGAGATAAGCCCGAACCGAAGCGTTACGACGTTGGGACAGACCAACATTGTAGCTAGCGGAACCAGATTTATCAGCGTGACCCGCCAACATAACCTGGGCCGAACCACAATCACCATAAGCTGTAACCGCGTTATCCAGAACAGTAGCTGCTTCTGGCGTGATGTCTGACTGATCCCAGTCAAAGAACACGATATACGGTCCAGGCGCACATACTGCAGCCGGTGGCGGCGGCGGTGGTGGCGGTGGAGGCGGTGGTGGTGGCGGAGCAGGCGGTGGTGGTGGTGCCTCTGGCTCGCCGCCAAAGTTGTAGATCAAGCTACCCAATACGGAGTGTGTCCGCAAACGGGTGCTGACGTCCAGACCGCGCTGGTCAACCAGGTCGATCTTGTCCGCGTTGAAGAAACGATATTTCAGACCAACGTCCCAGCTGTCGCTCAGTGGCGCACGGATACCTGCAATCGCCTGCCAAGCAAAACCGGTGTCCGAATCGTCAAGATACGGTCCGGCCAGAATATTGGTGATCTCGGTACGAGCCACACCAACACCGCCGCCGACAAAGCCTTGAATGCCGTCATCGTCGCCAAAGTCGAGCATACCGTTGAGCATGAAGCTCAATGCATTGACTTCGCCGTTAATGTCGGTGGTGCCAGCAAAAGTGCCAGTTCCATTAGCATTGCTTGGAACGCCTGGCGCGCCGATCTGAAGACGATCAGCAGCGGCCATTTTGTAGCCAACTTCCGCTTCCAGACGGAAACCGCCGAAATCGTAACCTACGATACCGTCAAAGTCATAACCAATGTCATGATCAACTTCTGAAGTATTATTATTTGTGCCGATGTCCGATGTAATATCTTCAACCAGCATCGCGCCGCCTTCTACGCCCACATACCATTGGCCATCACGGGCCAGGGCAGGTGAAGCGAGCGCCGTGGAGGCAAGCGCCAATCCTATGGCAAGCTTCCGCATTTATATTCCCCTTCTCATTTAGGTTCTGAATTCACGGCGCTTTGTAACCTTTCCCCAAAGACAGCGCAAGCCGACAAATCACGTAACTGTTGCGAAAATGTCGCCATTTTCGTGATTTACTGGAAAAAATGCCTTCTAAGGTGCTGCAATCCGGCTAAATTGTTAGCCGGAACCAGAATCATTGGACGGGATTTGCGGTAGAATCGTCGCTATTCTTAAAACGGCCAAAATCGAATCGATTGCGGATCGGGCTTCAATATCCACAATAGCGCCATCAACCGGCACATTAATAGCCTCGATAAAATGCCATTCGCCATCGCGATAAACCGCTGATTGGTTGGTTTCGATCACCATAATCTTCATCGATTCCTGTGACTTAACAAAATGCCAGCCACCATCAGACCATCCGACGATATGCCCGGATCTTCCGCTCCATTCTGCCACGGGCGATGGGCCGACCAGCCAGGATTGGCCAGCAACGGGCGACAATATCTGCGGGTCATCGGCAACAGCCTGAACCACGGGATGGATCAAAAAATCAAGTAATAGAAGCGCTTCATTATGAAAAAGCTCCTTGTGGGCCTGTCCTGCGGCTAACAAGGGCAAGGCAAAACGCGCGGTTTCAAATATTGTCATTTATTTTCCTTTGAATAGACAAAACGGACCGGGGACAGTTGCTCCCCGTTTCAACCTATATTTTGACAGTGAATGATAGAGGATCGGAGATATCATGGCGGCCAACCTGCTGTACCTTGATCGGCAGCATGGCCGCGCCGGTATCCCGATAATCTTGAACCTGATCCGCCGGAATGACGACAGATGGCTGCGCTTGTTCGACCGGTGCGTTGGAGCCGATCGTTATCCGGTATTGCTCTGTCTCTTCTGCCAGGGGCGTTTCGATATTATCCGGCCATGCCAGTCCAGCCCGCGACCGCCGGGTCCAGCTGATTTCCAGATCATCGAGCCTATTGAAAGCAAAGCGCGGGTGCACCGGAGACCAGGGCTTGAGCGCGCGTCCCGGGTCATCGATCACCTGCGATACCGCCTCCTCGTCTCCCCTGCCGATCGCCGCAATCCCAGCAGGCTGCGACGGAACATAATGACGGGGATCAATCTCGGTCAGACTGGAACCGTCGAGCAAGACAAAATTCTCACCCGCGCTGTGGCGATCCATTTCTTTTTCGGTACCTCCCAGACCTCTCAAGAAATAGGATAGAAGAAACCGGCCATCGCCAATCGGTTTGGCAAAGCCAAATTGGAAAATTTCCGCGCCAATAGCCGCGATATTATAGCCGGCCGACAACTGCGCCCTGTCCGCGTCATTCAAAACCATATTGCGATTGTGCATTTGCACGACCAGCCTGTTCTTCCGGTCAATAATATGCGCCCCGCTGGGTCCGATTGGTGCTGGCGCGGTTCCGATGATCGCTGGTGCGGCAATCTGCCCGATAAGATCGGTATTGCTCCCGTTTGGGCCGGTCGCGAAAAGCTGGGCATTGCGCCAGCCAATATCGCCAGCAGCCGCGGCATAGAGGCGCGGAACATCGGATACTTGTATCGGCGCATCCAGCGCAAAAGGCAGATCGATCAACGCCAGCCGCGTAACCCCTGCCAGAGCATCCATTTCCTTGACCGGGCGACCATTGTCCGTTGGCCTGTCTGCGGTCACCAGACTGCTGGTCGCTTTCGACAAGCCCAACGCGATACTGCCATGGTTCAGCTCACAGTTCCGGACCAGCCAGATATCATCGCCATCATCTGTTCGAACAAATGTTCCAGGCATGACTGGCTCTCCAGTCCTTGCGATATGGGCCTGCGCGGTGACCCGTTCCTGATAGAGCGACCATAGCTTTGTCTGCGCGATATTCTTTGCCTGTGCCGCCGAGATAGCGGCGGGAAAGTCGCGATCGAGCACCACCCTGCTCATCCCGGGACGAAACGCATTTTGCAAACCGGACTGATAGTCCCGCGCGGGATCATAATAGCGCAGCGTATATTGCCGGGGCAATTTTGTTTCTGGCAAAATTCGGGATTCCGCGCGGTCGACCGGCTGCCCATTTTGCCGGGACAATATATTATCGCCAATGGGCAATATAACCGCATCCGGGTCCAGATCACGCGCGGCCGCTTCCATCATGTGCGAAGGCCAGGATCGGAAAGACGTCATCTGAAAAGACAGCGAAAAATTATCACCAATCGCGTCCAGAACCTCGCGGCGGTTCTGGCCGCCCGCTGCAAATCCATGAAGCGGTTCGTCAACAGATGCGCTAATCTTTTGTCCGGAAACATCGTCAATGATGACGGCCAGACTGACTGTCCCGTCGTCCGCGATAACCTCGAAGGTCAAAGACGGGATGCGATTGCCGTAATCCGTCAGGTCCATATCCTCAAACACCGCCAGCGCCAGGCCACGATAAGCCGGCGTTCCACTGGCCGCCTCCGCACTGGCGATTAGGCCGTCAACGGCTTGATCTTCCTGGCCGCGATAAAAGCGAAAGCCGGTTTCTGTTTTAAAATCGCCGGCGCTGCCACGGAAAATTTTGCCGTCGGCCCATATCCGGCCGATATTTTTTATGGTCCGGCTCGACAGCGCCACCGCAAAACAGGCTGAATAGCTGTAGATCGTGCTCTTGGGGCGGCCTTTGCCGCCGCCCCGTCTTTCTCTTGTTTCCTTGAGATCGGTCGCCCAGATGACCGTTCCGGCGACACGCATCCTGCCAAAAATACGCGGGATTTGCGATCCATAGCTAGAGGTCTGCACGGCCAATTCCTGCAAGCGCGGGCCTTCCACGCCTTTGGGTTTGAAAAGGACATTCTGATCAAATTGCCGCCCAAGTAATCCGCCCAATGCGCCGCCAATTGGTCCGCCCAAAGCTGTACCGACGGCGGTCAAAACCAAAGTCGCCATTCAATCCTCCAAAATTCGAAAAATGGCTTCCAGCGGCCATTGGGCCTCGCCGGGCGTAAAAACGACCTCGCCGAGCCCTGCATGCGCGTGGACAAAGCCGCCTTCGGTCCTGACCATCAGATGCCATTGGATCGGACTGGGCCGCACCAGCACGATATCCCCTTCGCAAAGCGGTTCATCGCGTGGCAGCGCCGCAAATCCGGCGAGCGTCATCACCTCGGCAATCTGCGCGATTGAGCCGCCGCGGATCGAATAGCCGGTGGGGACATCGTAGGCCATATCAGCCGCTCCCAAACATTGCGCCGCCAGCCCGATGCAGTCGAGCCCGTGCTCTGCACTGCGGCCGTGGAGCCGAAAATCTGTGCCGCATAGCTGCAAAGCCATTTCGGCAATCATCGTCGAGGATTTGGCAATCGGTTTGTCTGATGACATAGTCATGCTCCGGGATAGCGAGTGAGCAGGTCGTTGCCGGGCAGATGCGGCTCCCCGCGAAAATTGATGCTGTTGTGAAATCGTGCGCGGCAGGTGGCAAAAGTCTTGTCGCACCCGGCGGTCAGCAGCGCCCGATCCCCCACGGAGACCGGCTGTGTCGGTTGGTCAGCCAGCCGCAGCGCGTCCCCCGCGCCGCCGATAATCGCGAAGCTGAGCCCGCAATTGCGCCCGCTGAGCCAGCGCAATTCGCCATAGATATAGTCGGACGCCCGCCCTTGCAGATCGGCAAATATCAGCTGTGATTCCGCCATTTGCGAAAGCTCCATCTCCGCCTGATGCGCGGCCAGACTGACCTTGCACGCCCGGTCACCCAGACGCGCGCGGCACGTGGGGGAGGTCAGCGGTGCAATCGCCTCGTCCAGAAACGATGTGCCGCCCAGCATCTCCACCCGAAACGCATCGCCGCTGCGCGCAATTTCACCAAATTCGCCGCTGATCAGATGCAGCGGTTCGTCCTCCGGGTTTTCCCAGTTCACCAGCGATATGTGCAGCCGCGCGCCGTTCCAGCGGCCCGCGACCAGATCGGGTTCGGCAATCGCCGCGCTCGTCATCACGCCGGCAATATCAACGCTGTCCATTTCCAGACTGTCCGACAGCGCGATGGTCGAAGGGACCATGCCCGGCGCCGCGCGATAGCGCAGATTGTCGATCACCAGATCGCGGTCATGCGAGACAAAGCCGATGGTCACGCCGTCGCTGCGCTCCAGCCGCCACGCATAGCAACAGGTCGTTAGCGGCGCGTCAAGCCAGTGCCCGTCCATCCCCCCGCTCATGCCCCTTCCCGCAGTTCGATCAGGCGCACTTCGGGAATGTCGCCGGCCAAAAATGTACTGGCGCTGACGTCGAGCCGATCCTCGGCAAAACGGACCGGCACATCGAACAGGAAGCCAGCGGTGATCGCGGCAGGGGCGGCAGGGGGTTGATCAAAGACAATCTCACCGAGCGGGCCAAGCGACCAGTTGCTGACCAGCGCGCCATCAACCGCGACCAGCACAGAGGCCGCGCGCGGCCGGGTTATCCGTCTTTGCTGCGCGTCACCGCCGTTCTCGCCATAATTTTTAATAAGCGCAAAACGCGTCTGCTCACCGTCACCGGTGCCGATGACCTGATCCGTCGCAGTCGGCGGATCGACCATATTGTTGCTGCTATGATCAAAGGGATCGGCAAAGCGAAACCCCTTGGCCGCGCCGCGCCGCGCGCGAAAAAAGGCGATCAGGCGGCGCAGCTCGTCCTCCGACCGCACCCCCGGCCCGGCATCAAATTCCAGCCGCGCGTCGGCCCAGTCGCTATTGCGCTTTTCATGGCCCGACAGGGTGGTGACGATATCGGTCGAAAAGCCCGGCGACACCGCCGCGCCCTGCCCGATGGCGAGCGGAAACTGCACGTCGTCAAACGCGTTCATATCATCCTCCTGTTCCTGAAAATAAGTAAAGCCATCGCGCGCCACCTGCGGCAGCGCCCAGATGAAAATATCCGGCGTACCGCGGGCGCGGGCGGTCTCCACCGCATCGACCATATTGGCCCAGATGAAAGCGTCTTCGGCGCGAAGGACAAAGCCGGAAAAATAATGCTGCCGCGCCATCGGATAGCCGAGCCGCTGTGTGGCCAGATCAATGCCGCGCTGGGTTTCCGACTGGTCGCCCGCGATGACCCAGTCATAATCCTCCAGCTGCAATATATCGAAGGCCGGGCTGGCCCAACCGACGGGCAGATTGGCGCGCTTTGCCTCTGGTGCAGCGGCGTCCAATATCGTTGGCAGATAGGCGAGCAGCAGCGTCTCGACCGGCGCGCCAAGCGCCTCGTCCTTGACCGCTGCGACCAGATCGGCGGTCGATTGAGCCAGCATCTCGCCGGCCTGATCCAGCATCGCCTTTTGCGCGGCGGTTTTGGGGCCGCGTATATCCGCTATGCTGACCAGCGCATCACCAAAGGCCGCACGCGCTGCTGCATCATAGAGGCAGATCCGCCCATCATCCGGCATCACCCACCACCACGGTTCGCCGACCTGAAACTTGATCGCCGCCCCGGCATCGCGCGCAATCGCGGTAAAGGCGCGCGCCACCGCCTGCAGATAGCGCATCGCGGGCGCGCGCGCGGGAGACAAGAGAGCCGATGGCGGCACCCAGCCGGTCAGCGCCGGATCACCATTTTCCGCCCGCTGTTTCCAGTTGTTCCAGCAATGGGCATCAAACAGCTCATAAGACAGCGAGAGGATGACAGTAAAATCCATCGCCGTGGCGCGCTCCACAAAATCACGGTGCCAGACCGCGCAGGGCTGATTGATCGCGGCAAATTCCTCGCCCGGCTGCGGCGCGGACAGGCTGACATACAATCCCGCGCCATTGGTCTCGAGCCGGAAATAATGGCTCATCCCGACATAATGATTAATCGCCCCGCGATAGCCGAGCGCGCGGATCGCGCGCAGCAGGCGTGCGGGCGTCTGGTTGAAACTGTCATCATAGCCGGTCGCCATCGACAGACCGTTTTCCGGCACCATGATATCGCCGATTTCCAGCACCGCGCCGCCGCCATCGGCCGCAATCGCGCTCATCTCGACCCAGCCGGTTTTGGGCGTCGCATAGCGTGTGCCTGCGCCGTCATAATCGGGCGGGATGATCGAGATGAACATCCGGTCAATATCATTCGGATGCACCGGGTCCGCTTCACCCGGCAGCACAAAGCCGCCATCGAGCGCGGAAAATTCCAGATCGATCAGCGCATCGGTCGGCGTGCCGCTGGCATAGTTCCACAGCCGGACATACCAGGCCTTGGGCTGGCCGCTGGCATCGCGCCCCTCAATCGTCAGCGTCGGGCCATTGACCCGATTGAGCGGCATGATCCCCTGCGAGCGCCAGCGGAATTTCAGCCGCAGCCGCGCATAATCGCGATTCGTTTCATAAGCGAGCAGCGGGTGATCGAGCGTATCTTCGCTGTCCCAGATCAACCCCGCCAGATCATCGGAGTTATAAAATACCGCATCGACGCGCAGCGCATCGGGCGCGGTCGTCACCACCGAAGCCATCATCGGGCGCGGAAAATTGACCGTCCAGAAGCGCGGATCAAAGCGCGGGATAAAACCCGCCTGCTGCGCGCCGCGCTCTTTGGCTAACCAGAAACCCATGGCTCAACCCTCCCGATAGGCCAGCGCACCGCGCACGGCGCGCGCGACCTGGCGGCTGGACCGGCGCAACTGGTCGGGTGCGCTGCCCTGGCCATGGTCGGATATGTTGATGGTCAGGCGGATATTGGGCTGCGCCGGTGCTGTACCGGCAGACGGCTCAATCCGCCCGGCCGCGGTCGGCACGAACAGCTCCGGCCCCTGCTCGCCCACCATATAAGCGCGCCCGCCCGTCACCGGCCCGCCGGTCGCGCGACCCGGCAGGCCCAGAGCCGCGCCCAAGAGCGACGTTCCAAGGCCCAGCAATCCGCCACCCGATCCGCCGCCGCCGAACAGGCTGCCAATACCGCTATTCACTGCGGCGCTGGCAATATCATCCATCACCGACAGAGCGACGCTTTTGAGATCCTGAAAATCCAGCGACCCGCGCCGGATCGCCCGGCTGAGGCCGGTTTCGAGTGCAGAACCGGCGCGTTCCATTCCGCGCGCCAGCGGCCCGTCAAGCTGTGCCTTCATATCCGCGACATCTTTTGCAAATCCGGCGGTATCGGCGCGCACGGCGATGACCAGACGTTCGATTTCTTCATCCATGGTTGAGAGTGTCTTTCAGTGTTTGGAGTTGGCTTTGGGTGAGCGGCGGGGCGGTTTGATGACCCGGACCAGCACCGGACAAAGCGGTCAGAACAGCCGCCAATTCAGCAGGCGTGGCGTTCCAAAATTGATCGGGCGTCCAGCCAAGAGCGGCGGGTATCAGCCCAGCGAGATGGGCGGCAGAGGTGCGGAAATTATTGATCATCATTATGCTCAAATCTGAGTGCAACATGCTCCGCGCTGGATGCGAAGCACAGGTAGGATTGCCCCATTCATCCTCTCCCCTTGAGGGAGAGGACAGGGGAGCTTGCGGCCCTGGCCGCTAGCGAAACTTGGAGAGGGGGGAGCGGTTATCGTTAAAGGTGGCGGCTCCCCCTTCCCCTCTCTAAGACTTGCTAGGCAGCAAGCTGCCAAGCCAAGTCTTTTCTCTCCCTCAAGGGGAGAGAAAAACAGGCGAAACCGCAACGCTGCCACCAAACCGACGCGAAGCGGAGGCAAGGCCGACCGGCCGCCCGAGCTTATGCGAGGAAAGCCAAGGCGACGGATGTCGCCGCCCGGCGCCTGAGGTCTTAAAAAAAACTCCCGGCGTTTGAGGGCCCAATAAAAACTTCCCCTTCACCGCCCCGCCAGTATCTGCCGCAGCACGATCTTCAGCACCGGCGTCACGCTTGCCAGCCCCAGCGCCAGCATCGCTTCGCCAAAATCCTCGCGCGTCAGACCATCGGGCCGGTCCCGGATCACGTGCCACAACAGCCCCGCGACTTCGGCCAGGGTCAGCTGCCCATTCGCCGCTCGCTCGACCAGATCGAAC
Encoded proteins:
- a CDS encoding OmpA family protein yields the protein MRKLAIGLALASTALASPALARDGQWYVGVEGGAMLVEDITSDIGTNNNTSEVDHDIGYDFDGIVGYDFGGFRLEAEVGYKMAAADRLQIGAPGVPSNANGTGTFAGTTDINGEVNALSFMLNGMLDFGDDDGIQGFVGGGVGVARTEITNILAGPYLDDSDTGFAWQAIAGIRAPLSDSWDVGLKYRFFNADKIDLVDQRGLDVSTRLRTHSVLGSLIYNFGGEPEAPPPPPAPPPPPPPPPPPPPPPAAVCAPGPYIVFFDWDQSDITPEAATVLDNAVTAYGDCGSAQVMLAGHADKSGSASYNVGLSQRRNASVRAYLESRGIGGGAISSEAFGESRPRVETADGVREPQNRRVEVMYGPGSGN
- a CDS encoding DUF2793 domain-containing protein, which gives rise to MTIFETARFALPLLAAGQAHKELFHNEALLLLDFLIHPVVQAVADDPQILSPVAGQSWLVGPSPVAEWSGRSGHIVGWSDGGWHFVKSQESMKIMVIETNQSAVYRDGEWHFIEAINVPVDGAIVDIEARSAIDSILAVLRIATILPQIPSNDSGSG
- a CDS encoding phage tail protein — protein: MATLVLTAVGTALGGPIGGALGGLLGRQFDQNVLFKPKGVEGPRLQELAVQTSSYGSQIPRIFGRMRVAGTVIWATDLKETRERRGGGKGRPKSTIYSYSACFAVALSSRTIKNIGRIWADGKIFRGSAGDFKTETGFRFYRGQEDQAVDGLIASAEAASGTPAYRGLALAVFEDMDLTDYGNRIPSLTFEVIADDGTVSLAVIIDDVSGQKISASVDEPLHGFAAGGQNRREVLDAIGDNFSLSFQMTSFRSWPSHMMEAAARDLDPDAVILPIGDNILSRQNGQPVDRAESRILPETKLPRQYTLRYYDPARDYQSGLQNAFRPGMSRVVLDRDFPAAISAAQAKNIAQTKLWSLYQERVTAQAHIARTGEPVMPGTFVRTDDGDDIWLVRNCELNHGSIALGLSKATSSLVTADRPTDNGRPVKEMDALAGVTRLALIDLPFALDAPIQVSDVPRLYAAAAGDIGWRNAQLFATGPNGSNTDLIGQIAAPAIIGTAPAPIGPSGAHIIDRKNRLVVQMHNRNMVLNDADRAQLSAGYNIAAIGAEIFQFGFAKPIGDGRFLLSYFLRGLGGTEKEMDRHSAGENFVLLDGSSLTEIDPRHYVPSQPAGIAAIGRGDEEAVSQVIDDPGRALKPWSPVHPRFAFNRLDDLEISWTRRSRAGLAWPDNIETPLAEETEQYRITIGSNAPVEQAQPSVVIPADQVQDYRDTGAAMLPIKVQQVGRHDISDPLSFTVKI
- a CDS encoding peptidoglycan endopeptidase is translated as MSSDKPIAKSSTMIAEMALQLCGTDFRLHGRSAEHGLDCIGLAAQCLGAADMAYDVPTGYSIRGGSIAQIAEVMTLAGFAALPRDEPLCEGDIVLVRPSPIQWHLMVRTEGGFVHAHAGLGEVVFTPGEAQWPLEAIFRILED
- a CDS encoding DUF2163 domain-containing protein → MSGGMDGHWLDAPLTTCCYAWRLERSDGVTIGFVSHDRDLVIDNLRYRAAPGMVPSTIALSDSLEMDSVDIAGVMTSAAIAEPDLVAGRWNGARLHISLVNWENPEDEPLHLISGEFGEIARSGDAFRVEMLGGTSFLDEAIAPLTSPTCRARLGDRACKVSLAAHQAEMELSQMAESQLIFADLQGRASDYIYGELRWLSGRNCGLSFAIIGGAGDALRLADQPTQPVSVGDRALLTAGCDKTFATCRARFHNSINFRGEPHLPGNDLLTRYPGA
- a CDS encoding DUF2460 domain-containing protein; translated protein: MGFWLAKERGAQQAGFIPRFDPRFWTVNFPRPMMASVVTTAPDALRVDAVFYNSDDLAGLIWDSEDTLDHPLLAYETNRDYARLRLKFRWRSQGIMPLNRVNGPTLTIEGRDASGQPKAWYVRLWNYASGTPTDALIDLEFSALDGGFVLPGEADPVHPNDIDRMFISIIPPDYDGAGTRYATPKTGWVEMSAIAADGGGAVLEIGDIMVPENGLSMATGYDDSFNQTPARLLRAIRALGYRGAINHYVGMSHYFRLETNGAGLYVSLSAPQPGEEFAAINQPCAVWHRDFVERATAMDFTVILSLSYELFDAHCWNNWKQRAENGDPALTGWVPPSALLSPARAPAMRYLQAVARAFTAIARDAGAAIKFQVGEPWWWVMPDDGRICLYDAAARAAFGDALVSIADIRGPKTAAQKAMLDQAGEMLAQSTADLVAAVKDEALGAPVETLLLAYLPTILDAAAPEAKRANLPVGWASPAFDILQLEDYDWVIAGDQSETQRGIDLATQRLGYPMARQHYFSGFVLRAEDAFIWANMVDAVETARARGTPDIFIWALPQVARDGFTYFQEQEDDMNAFDDVQFPLAIGQGAAVSPGFSTDIVTTLSGHEKRNSDWADARLEFDAGPGVRSEDELRRLIAFFRARRGAAKGFRFADPFDHSSNNMVDPPTATDQVIGTGDGEQTRFALIKNYGENGGDAQQRRITRPRAASVLVAVDGALVSNWSLGPLGEIVFDQPPAAPAAITAGFLFDVPVRFAEDRLDVSASTFLAGDIPEVRLIELREGA
- a CDS encoding tail tape measure protein → MDEEIERLVIAVRADTAGFAKDVADMKAQLDGPLARGMERAGSALETGLSRAIRRGSLDFQDLKSVALSVMDDIASAAVNSGIGSLFGGGGSGGGLLGLGTSLLGAALGLPGRATGGPVTGGRAYMVGEQGPELFVPTAAGRIEPSAGTAPAQPNIRLTINISDHGQGSAPDQLRRSSRQVARAVRGALAYREG
- a CDS encoding phage tail assembly chaperone, with translation MMINNFRTSAAHLAGLIPAALGWTPDQFWNATPAELAAVLTALSGAGPGHQTAPPLTQSQLQTLKDTLNHG
- a CDS encoding gene transfer agent family protein; translation: MSERANALRGEAELTVAGEQLVLRPSFAALVAAEEELGSLFDLVERAANGQLTLAEVAGLLWHVIRDRPDGLTREDFGEAMLALGLASVTPVLKIVLRQILAGR